A genomic region of Lysinibacillus sp. 2017 contains the following coding sequences:
- a CDS encoding flagellar protein FlaG, whose translation MRIGSQGDLAIQASKLSTPSPKEETVKVETTQIVKESAGNTQQVNAQMVSTQAFGEEQTGASVKEKLDEAVKSINEFLKTQHKSSKFVFHEGLDKYYVQLVDAETDEVIKEIPPEKLLNAFYEMKKQAGMIVDEKI comes from the coding sequence ATGCGCATCGGATCGCAAGGGGATTTAGCTATTCAAGCATCAAAACTTTCTACGCCTTCACCTAAAGAAGAGACAGTTAAGGTAGAAACAACGCAAATAGTAAAAGAGAGTGCTGGAAATACACAGCAAGTTAATGCACAAATGGTAAGTACACAAGCATTTGGCGAAGAACAAACAGGAGCTAGCGTAAAAGAAAAGCTTGATGAAGCTGTAAAATCTATAAATGAATTTTTAAAAACGCAACACAAGTCATCAAAATTTGTATTCCATGAGGGATTAGATAAATATTATGTGCAATTAGTAGATGCAGAAACAGATGAAGTAATTAAGGAAATCCCTCCAGAGAAATTATTAAATGCTTTTTATGAAATGAAAAAGCAGGCCGGGATGATTGTAGACGAAAAAATTTAA